The Brevibacillus brevis genome contains a region encoding:
- a CDS encoding acyl-CoA dehydrogenase has product MNFDLTSEQQMLKKMIREFADEVVAPGADERDQTKQFPVEIFKQMSELNLMGLPFSEKYGGAGADSTSFAIVVEELSRACGSTGITYSAHISLGGAPLALFGTEEQKLNYLSKICSGESFGAFGLTEPNAGSDAGGTRTNAVLADGEWTINGSKCFITNASYASFLALTAVTDKEQGSRGITAFIVPTDSPGFQVLANYEKLGLHSSNTTELVLENVRVPEENVLGKRGEGFKQFLITLDGGRIGIGAMAVGIAQAAYDKALQYSKQRTAFGNSLSHFQAIQHKLADMAMQIELARTMVYKAAWLKDHGRKFTKEAAMAKLYASEIAMSATHQAIQIHGGYGYMREYQVERFFRDARLLEIGEGTSEILRNVIAREIGC; this is encoded by the coding sequence ATGAACTTCGATTTGACTTCAGAACAACAAATGTTGAAAAAAATGATACGCGAATTTGCTGATGAGGTAGTGGCTCCAGGAGCAGATGAACGCGATCAAACCAAACAATTTCCTGTCGAAATATTCAAGCAGATGAGCGAGCTGAACTTGATGGGTCTTCCCTTCTCTGAGAAATACGGGGGTGCGGGAGCTGATTCCACGAGTTTTGCGATTGTTGTAGAAGAGCTTAGTCGTGCATGCGGTTCTACAGGAATCACGTATTCGGCTCATATCTCGTTAGGTGGCGCTCCACTGGCTTTGTTTGGGACAGAAGAGCAAAAGCTGAACTATTTAAGCAAAATCTGTTCCGGCGAAAGCTTTGGTGCGTTTGGCTTGACGGAACCGAATGCAGGGTCTGACGCAGGTGGCACGAGGACGAATGCGGTCTTGGCTGACGGGGAGTGGACGATTAACGGCTCCAAATGCTTCATTACAAACGCCTCCTATGCTTCGTTTCTTGCCTTGACAGCTGTGACTGACAAAGAGCAGGGCTCACGAGGTATCACTGCTTTTATCGTTCCGACAGATTCACCTGGTTTTCAAGTGCTGGCGAACTATGAAAAGCTCGGCTTGCATAGCTCCAATACGACCGAGCTCGTTCTTGAAAACGTCCGGGTGCCAGAAGAAAACGTCCTTGGGAAGCGGGGCGAAGGCTTCAAGCAGTTCCTCATTACACTTGATGGTGGGCGAATCGGGATCGGAGCTATGGCAGTAGGAATTGCACAGGCTGCCTACGATAAGGCACTGCAATACTCCAAGCAGCGAACAGCTTTTGGTAATTCCTTGAGCCATTTTCAAGCGATCCAGCACAAGCTGGCGGATATGGCGATGCAAATAGAGCTGGCGAGAACGATGGTGTATAAAGCAGCGTGGCTGAAGGATCATGGACGCAAATTTACGAAAGAAGCGGCAATGGCAAAATTGTATGCTTCGGAGATTGCCATGTCTGCTACTCACCAGGCTATTCAGATTCATGGTGGCTATGGTTATATGCGGGAGTATCAGGTGGAACGATTTTTCCGCGATGCCCGGCTGTTAGAGATCGGCGAGGGGACTTCAGAGATTTTACGTAATGTCATCGCAAGAGAAATCGGGTGCTAG
- a CDS encoding helix-turn-helix transcriptional regulator, whose amino-acid sequence MVIELTKRQEHILQIVKDDGPITGEHIAERLNLTRATLRPDLSILTMSGYLEARPRVGYFYAGRPASSVISERLHKLLVNDYKAVPIVVSESASAYDAIVTLFLEDVGTLFVVNQKGYLAGVISRKDLLRASLGNKTLEDVPVSIIMSRMPNIITCAPDETLYAAAKKLIDFQIDSLPVVRPSEEDPKQMELLGRVTKTTIAKAFVELGSEPKV is encoded by the coding sequence TTGGTCATCGAGCTTACCAAACGACAAGAGCACATCTTACAGATAGTGAAGGATGACGGACCGATAACAGGAGAGCATATTGCGGAGCGACTGAATTTGACTCGCGCGACGCTGCGCCCTGATTTATCCATCCTCACAATGTCAGGATATCTAGAAGCCAGACCTCGGGTCGGGTATTTTTATGCCGGCAGACCCGCAAGCTCAGTCATAAGTGAACGGCTTCACAAGCTTCTCGTCAATGACTACAAGGCGGTACCGATCGTGGTATCCGAATCCGCCTCGGCTTACGACGCCATCGTTACCCTCTTTTTGGAGGATGTTGGCACGTTATTCGTCGTCAATCAAAAAGGATATTTGGCTGGCGTGATCTCACGAAAAGACCTCCTGCGGGCTTCTTTAGGCAACAAGACGCTGGAGGATGTTCCGGTCAGCATTATCATGTCTAGGATGCCGAATATCATTACCTGTGCACCTGATGAGACCTTGTACGCAGCCGCCAAAAAGCTGATTGATTTTCAGATCGATTCTCTGCCTGTCGTAAGGCCCAGCGAGGAAGATCCGAAGCAAATGGAGCTGTTGGGGCGCGTCACCAAGACGACGATCGCGAAAGCATTTGTAGAATTGGGTAGCGAACCGAAAGTGTAG
- the rpoD gene encoding RNA polymerase sigma factor RpoD, with protein sequence MNKQNITSDMEAMSIEQVKEQLVELGKKRGVLSYKEITDRLAGFEQDSDQMDEFFEYLGDQGIEINNNENEDDDDEVDQMIIKDEDNEEFDFDDLSVPPGIKINDPVRMYLKEIGRVPLLSAEEEIKLAQRIEQGDEEAKRRLAEANLRLVVSIAKRYVGRGMLFLDLIQEGNMGLIKAVEKFDYRKGYKFSTYATWWIRQAITRAIADQARTIRIPVHMVETINKLIRVSRQLLQELGREPMPEEIAEKMDLTPEKVREIMKIAQEPVSLETPIGEEDDSHLGDFIEDQDALEPSDAAAYELLKEQLEDVLDTLTDREENVLRLRFGLDDGRTWTLEEVGKVFGVTRERIRQIEAKALRKLRHPSRSKRLKDFLE encoded by the coding sequence ATGAACAAGCAAAATATCACTTCCGACATGGAAGCAATGTCCATCGAACAAGTGAAGGAACAGTTGGTCGAATTAGGCAAGAAACGCGGCGTTTTGTCGTATAAGGAAATTACGGATCGCCTGGCAGGTTTTGAGCAGGATTCTGATCAAATGGATGAGTTTTTTGAATATCTTGGTGATCAAGGAATTGAGATTAACAACAATGAGAATGAAGATGACGACGATGAAGTCGATCAAATGATCATCAAGGACGAGGACAACGAAGAATTCGATTTTGACGATCTCTCCGTTCCACCTGGAATCAAGATCAATGACCCTGTACGGATGTATCTGAAGGAAATTGGTCGAGTTCCTCTGCTCTCCGCAGAAGAGGAGATTAAACTGGCGCAGCGAATTGAACAAGGTGATGAGGAAGCCAAAAGACGTCTGGCTGAGGCGAACTTGCGATTGGTTGTATCGATTGCGAAGCGTTATGTAGGACGTGGCATGCTATTCCTCGACTTGATTCAAGAAGGGAACATGGGTCTGATTAAAGCGGTGGAAAAGTTTGACTATCGCAAGGGCTACAAGTTCAGTACGTATGCAACCTGGTGGATTCGCCAAGCGATTACCCGTGCCATTGCAGACCAGGCTAGAACGATCCGGATTCCGGTTCATATGGTGGAAACGATCAATAAATTAATCCGCGTTTCCCGTCAGCTTCTGCAAGAGCTAGGTCGTGAACCTATGCCAGAAGAAATCGCTGAAAAAATGGATCTCACTCCGGAAAAAGTTCGGGAAATCATGAAGATTGCTCAAGAACCAGTATCCCTGGAGACTCCAATTGGGGAAGAAGACGATTCCCACTTAGGTGATTTCATTGAGGATCAGGATGCATTGGAGCCATCTGATGCAGCTGCCTATGAACTTTTGAAAGAACAGTTGGAAGACGTTTTGGATACATTAACAGACCGGGAAGAAAATGTACTGCGTCTGCGTTTTGGATTGGATGACGGACGTACATGGACGTTAGAAGAAGTAGGCAAAGTGTTTGGTGTAACCCGTGAACGGATTCGTCAGATCGAAGCAAAAGCTCTTCGCAAATTGCGTCATCCGAGTAGAAGTAAACGCTTAAAAGATTTCTTGGAATAA
- the dnaG gene encoding DNA primase has translation MTGPTSDEFVNQVRAAVDIVDVVGEYVQLRKSGRAFLGLCPFHSEKSPSFNVNAERQFFHCFGCGAGGDIFSFLMKLEQLTFPEALHKLAERAGIAVPQPQQVEDSPEKRMKHAMQEAHTFVSRLYHYVLTKTPYGAEAMKYLAKRGMSEATIAEYQIGFAPDSWDFVTQQLTKRGFSQELMVEAGLLARSDAGKIFDRFRGRIMFPIQDSQGNVIGFGGRLLQGSKPNSNQKSQPKYLNSPESLLFNKSATLFNLHRARPIIRKRKEALLFEGYVDVISAWQAGFMQGIATLGTALTEQQARILRRNTESVVLCYDGDAAGQEATSKAIHVLQQAGLIVRVAPLPQGVDPDDYIRQHGAEAFSQQVLLQAMPVTAFRLKHLRSQFVIKDETDKARLIAKAVEIINELSSPVERDMYQRQLAEEYSLTLGDLKWESKRAYNQQKSERQRDKVTPAWNNSINNGKVTLAKTLPPAYHTAERMLLYYMMRNEEIAARVQQECSAHFQVDEHDALAAYLYAYYAEGNPEDPGKFIHYVQDDLLKQLASGLAMMECNNDVSELEIGDYIKQVNNYPKRAELERLRDEQRSLHLQAAAADSEDARKQLELQAAVTGMKILELENALKEG, from the coding sequence ATGACTGGTCCCACTTCAGATGAATTTGTAAATCAAGTGCGTGCCGCTGTCGACATCGTAGACGTTGTAGGAGAGTACGTTCAACTGAGAAAAAGCGGTCGTGCCTTTCTCGGTCTATGTCCGTTTCACTCTGAAAAGAGCCCTTCCTTCAACGTAAATGCAGAGCGACAGTTTTTTCATTGCTTTGGCTGTGGAGCAGGTGGGGATATCTTTTCCTTTTTAATGAAACTGGAGCAATTGACTTTTCCAGAGGCACTGCACAAATTGGCGGAGCGTGCCGGGATAGCTGTGCCCCAGCCGCAGCAAGTAGAGGATTCACCTGAAAAACGGATGAAGCATGCGATGCAGGAAGCGCATACGTTCGTTTCACGCCTCTACCACTACGTGCTTACGAAAACACCCTATGGCGCAGAAGCGATGAAATATCTCGCAAAGCGCGGCATGTCTGAGGCGACAATAGCCGAATACCAAATCGGATTCGCCCCGGATTCATGGGATTTCGTGACGCAGCAGTTGACAAAGCGGGGATTTTCACAGGAATTGATGGTGGAAGCAGGGCTTTTGGCCAGGAGTGATGCAGGAAAAATCTTTGATCGCTTTCGAGGTCGTATCATGTTTCCGATCCAGGATTCCCAAGGTAACGTCATCGGATTTGGTGGGCGCTTACTGCAAGGATCGAAGCCCAATTCCAACCAAAAGTCTCAACCCAAGTATCTGAATAGCCCGGAAAGCCTTTTGTTCAACAAAAGCGCTACGCTGTTTAATCTTCATCGTGCGCGCCCCATTATTAGAAAGAGAAAAGAGGCGCTGTTGTTTGAAGGATATGTCGATGTCATATCGGCATGGCAGGCGGGTTTTATGCAAGGAATTGCCACTTTGGGAACAGCCTTGACGGAGCAGCAGGCCAGAATTCTTCGTCGCAATACAGAGTCAGTCGTACTCTGTTATGACGGAGATGCTGCAGGACAAGAAGCAACGAGCAAAGCGATTCACGTTTTGCAGCAAGCCGGTTTGATCGTTCGAGTTGCTCCACTTCCACAAGGAGTGGACCCGGATGATTACATCCGCCAGCATGGGGCTGAAGCATTTTCCCAGCAGGTATTGTTACAGGCGATGCCAGTTACGGCTTTCCGTCTGAAACATTTACGCAGTCAGTTCGTAATAAAAGATGAGACGGACAAAGCCCGCTTAATCGCGAAGGCGGTCGAGATCATCAACGAGCTCAGCAGCCCGGTGGAACGGGACATGTACCAACGGCAATTGGCAGAAGAATACTCCCTTACTCTCGGTGATCTCAAATGGGAGTCCAAACGCGCCTACAATCAGCAAAAAAGTGAGCGCCAAAGGGATAAAGTGACGCCAGCATGGAATAATAGTATAAATAATGGCAAAGTTACGCTCGCGAAAACACTGCCACCCGCTTATCACACGGCTGAGCGCATGCTGCTTTACTACATGATGCGGAACGAAGAAATAGCGGCCCGCGTCCAACAGGAATGCAGTGCCCACTTTCAGGTGGATGAACACGATGCGCTGGCTGCCTACCTGTACGCCTACTATGCAGAGGGAAACCCGGAAGACCCTGGAAAGTTTATACATTATGTGCAAGACGATTTGTTAAAGCAATTAGCCTCGGGATTGGCCATGATGGAGTGCAACAACGACGTATCTGAATTAGAGATCGGTGACTACATCAAACAAGTGAATAACTACCCGAAGCGTGCCGAGTTGGAACGATTGCGCGATGAGCAGCGGAGCTTACACCTCCAAGCGGCCGCAGCGGACAGCGAGGATGCGCGCAAACAACTTGAACTTCAAGCAGCCGTTACAGGGATGAAGATTCTTGAATTGGAAAATGCTTTAAAAGAAGGGTAG
- a CDS encoding pyruvate, water dikinase regulatory protein, with the protein MQGNQRGQLIYVVSDSIGETAELVVRAGASQFDRFLFDVQKYPYIEDKESIDEIIASAKESRAMIVFTLVIPELNAYITQQAALHGIPALDVMGPLMNTLQGMLKEPPTGKPGLVRRLDEEYFRKVDAIEFAVKYDDGRDPRGLLRADVVLIGVSRTSKTPLSMYLANKRLKVANVPLVPEVEPPEELFQLPIERCIGLTINPEQLNGIRTERLKALGLTAQANYANLERIAEELAYSKRIIERLGCTVIDVSNKAVEETANIILEMIRKNNLRNERK; encoded by the coding sequence ATGCAAGGTAATCAGCGAGGACAGCTCATCTATGTAGTCTCAGACTCCATCGGCGAAACGGCCGAACTTGTCGTTCGCGCAGGAGCTAGTCAGTTTGATCGTTTTTTGTTTGATGTACAAAAATATCCGTATATAGAAGACAAGGAATCGATTGACGAAATCATTGCTTCGGCAAAAGAATCGCGGGCAATGATCGTGTTCACTCTGGTCATTCCGGAGCTGAATGCGTATATTACACAACAAGCTGCTCTTCACGGAATTCCGGCTCTTGATGTTATGGGGCCTTTGATGAATACATTGCAGGGCATGTTGAAAGAGCCGCCAACAGGAAAACCGGGCTTGGTACGCCGACTGGATGAAGAGTATTTCCGCAAAGTAGACGCTATCGAGTTTGCCGTCAAATATGACGATGGACGGGACCCACGCGGCCTATTGCGCGCAGATGTGGTTTTGATCGGCGTTTCGCGTACTTCCAAGACGCCTCTTTCCATGTATTTGGCTAACAAGCGACTTAAGGTTGCCAATGTTCCGCTTGTCCCGGAGGTAGAGCCACCAGAAGAACTGTTCCAACTGCCAATAGAACGGTGTATAGGGCTTACCATCAATCCGGAGCAACTGAACGGCATTCGGACAGAGCGTCTGAAGGCACTGGGATTGACTGCACAAGCAAATTACGCCAATCTCGAACGGATTGCCGAAGAACTGGCTTATTCCAAGCGCATTATTGAGCGTCTCGGATGTACGGTGATCGATGTATCCAACAAGGCAGTGGAAGAAACGGCAAACATCATTTTGGAGATGATTCGAAAAAACAATCTCCGTAATGAAAGGAAATAG
- a CDS encoding S8 family peptidase: protein MKKRTGKWWGMALLSSALVMSVFTGVGAASNDSTSEFSELGTARVLIQSDSDVRTGNFAEPLEVRHDFGEEGFTLDVNSDQLNQLKSDPNVKITVLKKLKIAEYIEEDQASDPEFSPSAVVPWGIKAIYKNQSLSATTGGADVRVAVLDTGVYTQHPDLTANAEQCNDFTQASPVVTGACNDAHGHGTHVAGTVLADGGGGAGIYGVAPDAKLWAYKVLDDSGSGYEDDIAYAIRYAADQSAQLGVKAIVSMSLGSSGKSTLMESAITYANQKGVLVVAAAGNSGPTVNSIGYPGALVNTVAVAALENVQQNGTYRVADFSSRGRSGQAGDYVIQERDVEVSAPGRAIQSTWNNGGYNSISGTSMATPHVSGLAAKIWASNPSWSYQDVRVELQKRARGNDIKGGSNAAVGDDIASGFGFPTVQPGDQ from the coding sequence ATGAAAAAAAGAACCGGCAAGTGGTGGGGAATGGCATTACTCTCTTCGGCGCTAGTAATGAGTGTCTTCACAGGTGTGGGGGCAGCCAGTAATGATTCAACCAGTGAATTCAGTGAATTGGGTACTGCACGGGTATTAATTCAGTCAGATTCGGATGTGAGAACTGGTAATTTTGCTGAACCACTGGAAGTACGCCATGATTTTGGTGAAGAGGGCTTTACCCTTGATGTAAATAGTGATCAACTTAACCAACTGAAAAGCGATCCCAATGTAAAAATTACAGTGTTGAAAAAATTAAAGATCGCTGAGTATATAGAAGAAGACCAGGCAAGCGATCCAGAGTTCTCTCCTTCGGCAGTCGTTCCGTGGGGAATTAAAGCAATCTATAAGAACCAATCCCTCTCCGCTACGACTGGAGGTGCTGATGTTCGTGTTGCAGTCCTGGATACTGGCGTGTACACGCAGCACCCAGACCTAACCGCTAACGCAGAGCAGTGCAACGATTTCACGCAAGCTTCTCCTGTTGTTACCGGTGCTTGCAATGATGCGCATGGTCATGGAACACATGTCGCTGGAACTGTTCTCGCTGACGGCGGGGGTGGCGCAGGTATTTATGGTGTAGCACCAGATGCAAAGCTATGGGCATATAAAGTATTGGATGACTCAGGCTCCGGCTATGAGGATGACATTGCCTATGCCATTCGTTACGCTGCTGACCAGTCCGCTCAATTAGGCGTGAAAGCAATCGTTTCTATGTCCCTTGGCTCAAGCGGTAAGAGTACCCTTATGGAAAGTGCCATCACTTATGCAAACCAAAAAGGTGTATTAGTCGTCGCTGCGGCTGGTAACTCTGGACCGACAGTGAATAGCATTGGCTACCCTGGAGCATTAGTGAATACAGTAGCCGTAGCAGCGTTGGAGAATGTTCAACAAAACGGAACCTACCGTGTGGCTGACTTCTCTTCTCGTGGCAGGAGCGGTCAAGCGGGAGACTACGTAATTCAAGAGCGCGATGTGGAAGTATCAGCACCAGGACGCGCTATTCAGTCTACATGGAACAACGGAGGCTATAATTCCATCAGCGGAACCTCCATGGCAACACCGCACGTTTCAGGTTTGGCTGCAAAAATCTGGGCATCCAATCCATCTTGGAGCTATCAAGATGTTCGCGTAGAATTGCAAAAACGTGCGAGAGGAAATGACATCAAAGGTGGCTCAAACGCTGCTGTAGGTGACGATATCGCTAGTGGCTTTGGATTCCCAACTGTTCAACCTGGCGATCAATAA